The Lujinxingia litoralis genome has a window encoding:
- a CDS encoding sulfite exporter TauE/SafE family protein, which produces MVLSMEMWPLAVSAGLLAGMINTLAGSGSLVVLPLLMVLGLDASQANGTNRVGVMVQTLVGIATLARAGKVELRGNLWVLGATSLGALCGAALAVRTSADALETIIGWVMLAMLAILLMRPQSWLRHTSDPERGRYSLTRALTLAAVGFWGGFLQAGVGVLMLMTLVLGLGKDVARANALKLMAVCLFTSMTLPVFVVNGQVDWGVGAVVALGQGVGAWLGARIMVRWPGAGRWVRWLLIVVVSVSAFELLVGSARAWRWLSAAL; this is translated from the coding sequence GTGGTTTTGAGCATGGAAATGTGGCCGCTGGCGGTGAGCGCGGGGTTGCTGGCCGGAATGATCAATACTCTGGCCGGCAGTGGCTCGTTGGTGGTGCTGCCCCTGTTGATGGTGTTGGGGCTTGATGCCAGCCAGGCCAATGGGACCAACCGGGTGGGGGTGATGGTTCAGACCCTGGTGGGCATTGCCACGTTGGCCCGGGCCGGCAAGGTGGAGCTTCGCGGCAACCTGTGGGTGCTCGGGGCAACGAGCCTGGGGGCGTTGTGTGGTGCGGCGCTGGCGGTGCGAACGTCGGCCGATGCGTTGGAGACGATCATCGGGTGGGTAATGTTGGCGATGTTGGCCATCCTCCTGATGCGTCCGCAGAGCTGGTTGCGTCATACCAGCGACCCGGAGCGAGGACGCTACTCCCTGACGCGTGCCTTGACGTTGGCGGCGGTCGGGTTCTGGGGAGGCTTTTTGCAGGCCGGGGTGGGGGTGTTGATGTTGATGACGCTGGTGTTGGGGCTGGGCAAGGATGTGGCCCGGGCCAACGCGTTGAAGCTGATGGCGGTCTGCCTCTTTACCTCGATGACGCTACCGGTGTTTGTGGTCAACGGGCAGGTGGACTGGGGCGTGGGAGCGGTAGTGGCACTGGGGCAGGGGGTGGGGGCGTGGCTCGGCGCGCGCATTATGGTGCGCTGGCCCGGGGCCGGGCGCTGGGTACGCTGGCTGCTCATTGTGGTGGTGAGCGTCTCGGCGTTTGAGTTGTTGGTCGGTAGCGCCCGCGCCTGGCGCTGGCTGAGCGCCGCTTTGTGA
- a CDS encoding penicillin-binding protein 1A → MAKSRSSSRRSRKPRSAGSRFVSFLKWMLVLGILAGLAGVAGLAGIFYYYGRDLPEILKREDYNPPQVSQVFAAGGELIAEFHTPGERRTLVPLDRIPPVVQNAFMAAEDAEFMTHSGVDYVGLVRAVYYALRYDQGMKGTSTITQQTIKNLMLTPERAYERKIKEMILARELEENLTKEDILYLYLNTIYLGHGTHGVEEASQHYFGKSVSDLNVQEAALLAGLTSGPEANTPFRNPEGAMRRRTYVLRQLWEKGFIEEGVYRDADKTEIEIVPRSTSRPHLGSAPYFVEHIRQDLMERYGEEKVYTGGLRIHTTLDLDMQLAAERAARQGLRAYDDRRKFFQAQRRLAEDDIPKHIARQHKEHSGTLRPTQVYEAVVTGVDVENDRVDVQLGQIKATLALTPRTRILGEGSEAKPLDEAFARGDVLRVQPLAEITPDHSDSAVVRFETSAEAALVAIDPLTREVKALVGGYDFGANKYNHAIQARRQTGSAFKTLVYAAALETRNITPATVYLDSPTVFKLPGGESWSPRNSDGKWRGPIRVREGLASSRNVVSVRVLNDVTLPRAIEFSKRVGVQSPIVNNYTMVMGSSEMPPIEITNTYATFAANGQLAQPRFLNRVESARGDRDLFQTHAEPVLAPEVAHLTTSLLQSAVDGYIDSKGNRRGGTAGLLRAVGHPIAAKTGTTNESRDAWIVGYIPDLVVGAWVGFGDNRSLGPRQYGGSVAGPIFRDFLIAALEDRKVPLEFQPPVTGVTTAQIDPITGKLARSADDGFEEVFMVGTAPTEYAPSNEEDSGENFLFEQFQ, encoded by the coding sequence ATGGCCAAATCCCGAAGCTCCTCCCGACGCTCCCGAAAGCCCCGCTCCGCCGGCAGCCGTTTTGTCTCGTTTCTAAAGTGGATGCTCGTTCTGGGCATCCTCGCGGGGCTCGCCGGGGTCGCGGGCCTGGCCGGCATTTTTTACTACTACGGGCGCGATCTCCCCGAGATTCTCAAGCGAGAGGACTACAATCCTCCCCAGGTCTCCCAGGTCTTCGCGGCCGGCGGCGAGCTCATCGCCGAGTTTCACACCCCGGGAGAGCGACGCACGCTGGTGCCCTTGGACCGCATTCCCCCCGTGGTTCAGAACGCCTTTATGGCGGCCGAAGATGCCGAGTTCATGACCCACTCCGGTGTCGACTACGTGGGTCTGGTCCGCGCAGTGTACTACGCACTTCGCTACGACCAGGGCATGAAGGGCACCTCTACCATCACCCAGCAGACCATCAAGAACCTCATGCTCACCCCGGAGCGGGCCTACGAGCGCAAGATCAAAGAAATGATCCTCGCGCGTGAGCTGGAGGAGAACCTCACCAAAGAAGACATCCTCTACCTCTACCTCAACACCATCTACCTGGGGCACGGCACCCACGGCGTAGAGGAAGCCTCTCAGCATTATTTTGGCAAGAGCGTCAGCGATCTCAACGTCCAGGAAGCCGCACTGCTCGCCGGCCTGACCAGTGGCCCCGAAGCCAACACCCCCTTCCGCAACCCCGAGGGAGCCATGCGCCGACGCACCTACGTGCTGCGTCAGCTCTGGGAGAAAGGCTTCATCGAAGAAGGCGTCTACCGCGACGCCGACAAGACCGAGATCGAAATCGTGCCTCGCTCCACCTCCCGGCCACACCTGGGAAGTGCGCCCTATTTTGTCGAGCATATCCGTCAAGATTTGATGGAGCGCTATGGCGAAGAGAAGGTCTACACCGGTGGCCTGCGCATCCACACCACCCTTGATCTGGACATGCAGCTGGCTGCCGAACGCGCCGCTCGCCAGGGGCTTCGTGCCTACGACGACCGCCGCAAATTCTTCCAGGCTCAGCGACGCCTCGCCGAAGACGACATCCCCAAACATATCGCCCGACAACACAAGGAACACAGCGGCACGCTGCGCCCGACCCAGGTGTATGAGGCGGTTGTCACCGGGGTCGACGTAGAAAACGACCGCGTCGACGTGCAACTCGGGCAGATCAAGGCCACGCTCGCGCTGACGCCGCGAACCCGCATCCTGGGAGAAGGCTCCGAGGCCAAGCCCCTTGACGAAGCCTTCGCGCGCGGTGACGTGCTCCGCGTCCAACCCCTGGCCGAGATTACCCCGGACCATAGCGACTCCGCGGTGGTGCGCTTTGAAACCAGCGCCGAGGCCGCACTGGTCGCAATCGATCCCCTCACCCGGGAGGTCAAAGCGCTGGTCGGGGGCTATGACTTCGGCGCCAACAAATACAACCACGCCATTCAGGCACGGCGCCAGACCGGCTCCGCGTTCAAAACGCTGGTCTACGCCGCGGCCCTCGAAACCCGAAACATCACGCCGGCCACCGTCTACCTGGACAGCCCCACAGTCTTCAAACTTCCGGGCGGCGAGAGCTGGTCCCCGCGCAACTCCGATGGGAAATGGCGCGGCCCGATTCGCGTTCGCGAAGGGCTGGCCTCCAGCCGCAACGTCGTCTCCGTCCGGGTCCTCAACGACGTGACCCTGCCCCGCGCCATCGAATTCTCCAAACGCGTTGGGGTTCAGAGCCCGATCGTCAACAACTACACCATGGTGATGGGCTCCAGTGAAATGCCCCCCATCGAAATCACCAACACTTACGCTACGTTCGCAGCCAACGGGCAACTTGCTCAGCCCCGCTTTCTCAACCGCGTGGAGTCAGCCCGCGGCGATCGCGATCTCTTCCAGACCCATGCCGAGCCCGTCCTCGCCCCGGAGGTCGCCCACCTGACCACCTCGTTACTCCAGAGCGCGGTCGACGGATACATCGACAGCAAGGGCAATCGCCGCGGCGGCACCGCCGGCCTCCTACGAGCGGTGGGACACCCCATCGCCGCCAAAACCGGCACGACCAACGAGAGCCGCGACGCCTGGATTGTCGGCTACATCCCCGACCTGGTCGTCGGCGCCTGGGTGGGCTTTGGCGACAACCGCTCGCTGGGACCGCGCCAGTACGGCGGCTCCGTCGCCGGACCGATCTTCCGCGACTTCCTCATCGCGGCCCTCGAAGACCGCAAGGTCCCCCTGGAGTTCCAACCTCCGGTCACCGGCGTCACCACCGCTCAGATCGATCCGATCACCGGCAAGCTCGCCCGCTCTGCTGACGACGGATTTGAAGAGGTGTTTATGGTGGGCACCGCTCCCACCGAGTACGCCCCGAGCAACGAAGAAGACTCCGGCGAGAACTTCCTCTTCGAACAATTTCAATAA
- the typA gene encoding translational GTPase TypA produces MTNIRNIAIVAHVDHGKTTLIDELLKQSQTVSGHRELAERAMDSNDLEKERGITIVAKCTAIDWEGYRINIIDTPGHADFGGEVERVLKLVDSVLLLVDSFEGPMPQTKFVLRKSLELGLRPVVVINKIDRPNGRPDKVLDMVFDLFGDLEADDEQLDFPVVYASGLGGFAKKELEDESSDMRPLLEAIIEHVPPPKDDPEGPLQMQVATLKYDEYVGRVAIGRVFRGTMRIGDRVVRSQRDGEQISARITKLFGFKGLDRVDREEVSAGDIVAVAGLEGILPGETICAPDHVDPLPMIAIDEPTVSMVLMINNSPFAGLEGKYLTSRQIRERLDRELEQNVALKVETTERAEAFVVSGRGELHLSVLIEQMRREGFEMQVSQPQVIYREDENGKKLEPIEEVIVETEQDYAGTVIQKLSERKGELVRLDMNSDNTQRLEFRVPSRGLFGYRSEFLTDTRGTGIMYTNFAGYEPYRGELQSSRNGVMIALEKGDTTTYALHNLQERGTLFVEAAEPVYGGQIIGLHSRDNDLVVNPNKKKQLSNVRASGSDDALVLSPKVQMTLEKAIEFIEADEYVEITPSSIRLRKAELNHSLRKRK; encoded by the coding sequence ATGACCAACATTCGTAATATCGCCATCGTCGCACACGTCGACCACGGCAAGACGACCCTGATCGACGAGCTTCTCAAGCAGAGCCAGACCGTCTCCGGACACCGCGAACTCGCGGAACGGGCGATGGACTCCAACGACCTGGAGAAAGAACGAGGCATTACCATCGTGGCCAAATGCACGGCCATTGACTGGGAAGGCTACCGCATCAACATCATTGACACCCCGGGCCACGCCGATTTCGGTGGCGAGGTTGAGCGCGTGCTCAAGCTGGTCGACTCGGTGCTGCTGCTGGTCGACTCGTTTGAGGGGCCGATGCCCCAGACGAAGTTCGTGCTGCGCAAATCCCTGGAGCTGGGGTTGCGCCCGGTGGTGGTCATCAACAAGATCGATCGCCCCAACGGTCGCCCTGATAAGGTGCTCGACATGGTCTTTGATCTCTTTGGAGATCTGGAGGCCGATGATGAGCAGCTCGACTTCCCGGTGGTGTACGCCTCCGGGTTGGGCGGTTTTGCCAAAAAGGAGCTGGAAGACGAGTCCAGCGACATGCGCCCCCTGCTGGAGGCGATCATCGAGCATGTGCCCCCGCCCAAGGATGACCCGGAGGGCCCGCTTCAGATGCAGGTCGCGACGCTGAAGTACGATGAGTACGTCGGGCGTGTGGCGATCGGTCGGGTGTTCCGCGGTACGATGCGCATCGGCGACCGCGTAGTGCGTTCGCAGCGCGATGGCGAGCAGATCAGCGCTCGCATCACCAAGCTCTTTGGCTTTAAAGGACTCGACCGGGTCGATCGCGAAGAGGTCAGCGCCGGCGATATCGTCGCCGTGGCCGGTCTGGAGGGTATCCTTCCGGGAGAGACCATCTGCGCTCCGGATCATGTCGATCCCCTGCCGATGATCGCCATCGACGAGCCCACCGTCTCGATGGTCTTGATGATCAACAACTCGCCCTTCGCCGGTCTGGAGGGTAAGTACCTGACCAGTCGCCAGATTCGTGAGCGTCTGGACCGCGAGCTGGAGCAGAATGTGGCCTTGAAGGTCGAGACCACCGAACGCGCCGAGGCTTTTGTGGTCTCGGGTCGTGGTGAGCTTCACCTCTCGGTTCTCATTGAGCAGATGCGCCGCGAGGGCTTTGAGATGCAGGTTTCTCAGCCGCAGGTCATCTACCGGGAAGATGAAAACGGCAAGAAGCTCGAGCCCATTGAAGAAGTGATCGTGGAGACCGAGCAGGATTACGCCGGTACCGTGATTCAGAAGCTCAGCGAGCGAAAGGGCGAGCTGGTGCGGCTGGATATGAACAGCGATAACACGCAGCGCCTGGAGTTCCGGGTGCCTTCGCGTGGTCTCTTCGGGTACCGCTCGGAGTTTCTTACCGACACCCGTGGTACCGGCATTATGTACACCAACTTTGCCGGCTATGAGCCCTATCGTGGCGAGCTTCAGAGCAGCCGCAACGGTGTCATGATCGCGCTGGAGAAGGGCGATACCACGACCTACGCGCTGCATAACCTGCAGGAGCGCGGGACGCTGTTTGTGGAGGCGGCCGAGCCGGTGTATGGCGGTCAGATCATCGGTCTGCACAGCCGGGACAACGACCTGGTGGTCAACCCCAACAAGAAAAAGCAGCTCTCCAACGTGCGGGCCTCCGGTAGTGATGACGCGCTGGTGCTCTCGCCGAAAGTGCAGATGACGCTGGAGAAGGCCATCGAGTTCATTGAGGCCGATGAGTACGTGGAAATCACGCCTTCGTCGATTCGGTTGCGCAAGGCAGAACTCAATCACAGCCTTCGCAAGCGTAAGTAA